Proteins found in one Sphaeramia orbicularis chromosome 8, fSphaOr1.1, whole genome shotgun sequence genomic segment:
- the LOC115423983 gene encoding gastrula zinc finger protein XlCGF26.1-like isoform X2: MSAMQLLRVLVNQRLTAAAEEILEAVKKTVEEYEEELLESKQEIHRQRELLQQRGTTDRDRDRDQDLPHLALSVWDEEFSSEQQQGQEDPEPPGTRKSKEEPSVLQEDEVEVIQETEEGNTIRIILRAPYSEDPLDDQSSKAEPDPLPSTSGELDRIKEELSDSFGSAAEHDSDEEWRGSAGSQSDSDESCRRRKRRKSLPVGPKSLPVGPKLHPAKKNKSRFSCKVCDKSFYAIVSLVNHLEVHPKDVCGVCGQHFEVVEKFNAHVKTHIKADVCSVCGKCFSGSRAMEMHMRVHTGEKPFLCNDCGKSFNCRHNMVRHIRIHTGEKPYTCSVCGKSFNDYTTLKRHLLTHNRNKSCAQNTPGNEKGEVKGEVKAKAAAQGKHQTRTMCEVCGKMFHSMVSLVNHAKNHATDVCGVCGTHFDSEENLKLHLKTHKNGKVCDICGKCFDSQGNLENHMRIHTGEKPFLCNECGKSFNCGHNMRRHMRTHTGEKPYLCNLCGRCFSDHTTLKQHRSTHTGEKPHNCHICGRGFHRKTYLTLHLQTHTTGN, translated from the exons ATGTCGGCCATGCAGCTGCTCCGGGTGTTGGTGAACCAGCGGCTGACCGCGGCCGCAGAGGAGATCCTGGAGGCGGTGAAGAAGACGGTGGAGGAGTACGAAGAGGAGCTGCTGGAGTCCAAACAGGAAATACACAGGCAGCGCGAGCTCCTGCAGCAGAGGGGCACCacggaccgggaccgggaccgggaccagg ATCTGCCTCATCTAGCTCTGTCGGTCTGGGATGAGGAGTTTTCCTCTGAGCAGCAGCAGGGCCAGGAAGACCCAGAACCTCCAGGGACCAGGAAGAGCAAAGAGGAGCCCAGCGTCCTCCAGGAGGATGAGGTGGAGGTGATTCAGGAGACGGAGGAAGGCAACACCATCAGGATCATACTGAGGGCTCCGTATTCGGAGGACCCTCTGGACGATCAGAGCTCTAAAGCCGAGCCGGATCCTCTGCCGAGCACTTCAGGTGAGCTGGATCGGATCAAGGAGGAGCTCAGTGACTCTTTCGGTTCTGCAGCCGAACACGACAGCGACGAGGAGTGGAGGGGCAGCGCCGGATCTCAAAGCGACAGCGATGAAAGCTGCCGCAGGCGCAAGAGGAGGAAGAGTTTACCTGTGGGTCCGAAGAGTTTACCTGTGGGTCCAAAATTGCACCCggccaaaaaaaacaaatcacgATTCAGTTGTAAAGTCTGCGACAAATCCTTCTACGCCATCGTCTCCTTGGTGAACCACCTGGAGGTTCACCCGAAGGACGTCTGCGGCGTCTGCGGGCAACACTTCGAAGTTGTGGAGAAATTCAACGCCCACGTAAAAACTCACATTAAAGCTGACGTCTGCAGCGTTTGTGGGAAATGTTTCAGCGGCTCCAGAGCTATGGAGATGCACATGAGAGTCCACACGGGAGAGAAACCGTTCCTGTGCAACGACTGCGGGAAGTCCTTCAACTGTCGCCACAACATGGTGCGACACATCCGGATCCACACGGGAGAGAAGCCGTATACCTGCTCCGTCTGCGGGAAAAGCTTCAACGACTACACGACGTTGAAACGCCACCTGTTGACTCACAACAGAAATAAGTCTTGCGCGCAGAACACGCCTGGAAATGAAAAAGGCGAAGTGAAAGGCGAAGTGAAAGCCAAAGCTGCGGCGCAGGGAAAGCATCAAACTCGGACTATGTGTGAAGTGTGCGGGAAAATGTTCCACTCCATGGTTTCCCTGGTGAATCACGCCAAAAATCACGCCACAGACGTGTGTGGCGTTTGCGGGACGCACTTTGACTCTGAGGAAAATTTAAAACTCCACCTGAAGACGCACAAAAACGGGAAGGTTTGCGACATTTGCGGCAAGTGTTTCGACAGCCAGGGCAACTTggagaaccacatgaggatccaCACGGGCGAGAAGCCGTTCTTGTGCAACGAGTGCGGGAAGTCGTTCAACTGTGGCCACAACATGAGGCGACACATGAGGACGCACACGGGCGAGAAGCCGTACCTCTGCAACTTGTGCGGCCGCTGCTTCAGCGATCACACGACTCTGAAACAGCACAGGAGCACACACACCGGAGAGAAACCGCACAACTGCCACATCTGCGGGAGGGGATTCCACCGCAAGACGTACCTCACGCTGCACCTGCAGACCCACACCACGGGGAACTGA
- the LOC115423983 gene encoding gastrula zinc finger protein XlCGF26.1-like isoform X1: MSAMQLLRVLVNQRLTAAAEEILEAVKKTVEEYEEELLESKQEIHRQRELLQQRGTTDRDRDRDQGQDLPHLALSVWDEEFSSEQQQGQEDPEPPGTRKSKEEPSVLQEDEVEVIQETEEGNTIRIILRAPYSEDPLDDQSSKAEPDPLPSTSGELDRIKEELSDSFGSAAEHDSDEEWRGSAGSQSDSDESCRRRKRRKSLPVGPKSLPVGPKLHPAKKNKSRFSCKVCDKSFYAIVSLVNHLEVHPKDVCGVCGQHFEVVEKFNAHVKTHIKADVCSVCGKCFSGSRAMEMHMRVHTGEKPFLCNDCGKSFNCRHNMVRHIRIHTGEKPYTCSVCGKSFNDYTTLKRHLLTHNRNKSCAQNTPGNEKGEVKGEVKAKAAAQGKHQTRTMCEVCGKMFHSMVSLVNHAKNHATDVCGVCGTHFDSEENLKLHLKTHKNGKVCDICGKCFDSQGNLENHMRIHTGEKPFLCNECGKSFNCGHNMRRHMRTHTGEKPYLCNLCGRCFSDHTTLKQHRSTHTGEKPHNCHICGRGFHRKTYLTLHLQTHTTGN, translated from the exons ATGTCGGCCATGCAGCTGCTCCGGGTGTTGGTGAACCAGCGGCTGACCGCGGCCGCAGAGGAGATCCTGGAGGCGGTGAAGAAGACGGTGGAGGAGTACGAAGAGGAGCTGCTGGAGTCCAAACAGGAAATACACAGGCAGCGCGAGCTCCTGCAGCAGAGGGGCACCacggaccgggaccgggaccgggaccagggTCAG GATCTGCCTCATCTAGCTCTGTCGGTCTGGGATGAGGAGTTTTCCTCTGAGCAGCAGCAGGGCCAGGAAGACCCAGAACCTCCAGGGACCAGGAAGAGCAAAGAGGAGCCCAGCGTCCTCCAGGAGGATGAGGTGGAGGTGATTCAGGAGACGGAGGAAGGCAACACCATCAGGATCATACTGAGGGCTCCGTATTCGGAGGACCCTCTGGACGATCAGAGCTCTAAAGCCGAGCCGGATCCTCTGCCGAGCACTTCAGGTGAGCTGGATCGGATCAAGGAGGAGCTCAGTGACTCTTTCGGTTCTGCAGCCGAACACGACAGCGACGAGGAGTGGAGGGGCAGCGCCGGATCTCAAAGCGACAGCGATGAAAGCTGCCGCAGGCGCAAGAGGAGGAAGAGTTTACCTGTGGGTCCGAAGAGTTTACCTGTGGGTCCAAAATTGCACCCggccaaaaaaaacaaatcacgATTCAGTTGTAAAGTCTGCGACAAATCCTTCTACGCCATCGTCTCCTTGGTGAACCACCTGGAGGTTCACCCGAAGGACGTCTGCGGCGTCTGCGGGCAACACTTCGAAGTTGTGGAGAAATTCAACGCCCACGTAAAAACTCACATTAAAGCTGACGTCTGCAGCGTTTGTGGGAAATGTTTCAGCGGCTCCAGAGCTATGGAGATGCACATGAGAGTCCACACGGGAGAGAAACCGTTCCTGTGCAACGACTGCGGGAAGTCCTTCAACTGTCGCCACAACATGGTGCGACACATCCGGATCCACACGGGAGAGAAGCCGTATACCTGCTCCGTCTGCGGGAAAAGCTTCAACGACTACACGACGTTGAAACGCCACCTGTTGACTCACAACAGAAATAAGTCTTGCGCGCAGAACACGCCTGGAAATGAAAAAGGCGAAGTGAAAGGCGAAGTGAAAGCCAAAGCTGCGGCGCAGGGAAAGCATCAAACTCGGACTATGTGTGAAGTGTGCGGGAAAATGTTCCACTCCATGGTTTCCCTGGTGAATCACGCCAAAAATCACGCCACAGACGTGTGTGGCGTTTGCGGGACGCACTTTGACTCTGAGGAAAATTTAAAACTCCACCTGAAGACGCACAAAAACGGGAAGGTTTGCGACATTTGCGGCAAGTGTTTCGACAGCCAGGGCAACTTggagaaccacatgaggatccaCACGGGCGAGAAGCCGTTCTTGTGCAACGAGTGCGGGAAGTCGTTCAACTGTGGCCACAACATGAGGCGACACATGAGGACGCACACGGGCGAGAAGCCGTACCTCTGCAACTTGTGCGGCCGCTGCTTCAGCGATCACACGACTCTGAAACAGCACAGGAGCACACACACCGGAGAGAAACCGCACAACTGCCACATCTGCGGGAGGGGATTCCACCGCAAGACGTACCTCACGCTGCACCTGCAGACCCACACCACGGGGAACTGA